From the Argopecten irradians isolate NY chromosome 13, Ai_NY, whole genome shotgun sequence genome, one window contains:
- the LOC138305810 gene encoding E3 ubiquitin-protein ligase TRIM71-like, which yields MAVPISQIPSRRKGQKTCRHHKGRQLVLFCEQCQELACLRCLSSTHRSHTMCELCEITPQKKQDITNFVGKTEKNELVQLQTYIASTDTLLQENDSVFEKLSHDLKTQTEKLKQELDTLTAETLSLYQKMKDDNTKLIQKYKQDLETFYRHLRLQLYDCKEILQQGTPIEIYDTECEINSYLPVQPSLGAISFTPNTNPRHYLELALGKLILPGHGQHMGQHMSEEDGSASSSSDQKQSRTQIQKGEAEDTMKEAEVNLQSLDTKMLASWDSPWFITNLCPISGGLAWTKFNTSLILFGKKCKVSEEIEHKVYIRYISFSPATQRLWVCDNSNNILELVSGSLVHRFGTRTSIQCICASLNNHIIVGMSKSISKYTTGGKMALTTMAATTEKPLVCSPYRIAECPLTNNVAVIDCNYKKEGGDGNQHVVVMDTNFRQLFVFKGDIRTTHKQGKEKENRAFEPTCVVYDSKGNIIIGDASSHKILLLNGRGNVIRTIHTGKDRACQAVGIGSDSILWTVFGGYNVQLLQYNNKTK from the coding sequence ATGGCGGTTCCAATTAGTCAAATACCTTCCCGTAGAAAAGGACAGAAAACCTGTCGTCAccacaaagggagacaactcgtgTTATTTTGTGAACAATGTCAGGAATTGGCTTGTCTCCGATGTCTTTCATCTACCCATAGAAGTCATACTATGTGTGAACTCTGTGAAATCACTCCACAGAAGAAACAAGACATAACGAACTTTGTTGGGAAAACAGAAAAGAATGAACTTGTACAGCTTCAGACATACATCGCCTCTACTGATACTCTCCTTCAGGAGAACGACAGTGTGTTCGAGAAACTGTCTCACGATCTGAAAACTCAAactgaaaaattaaaacaagagcTTGACACGCTCACAGCAGAGACACTTTCTCTTTATCAGAAAATGAAGGATGACAATACCAAGCTCATACAGAAATATAAACAGGACTTGGAGACGTTCTACAGACATCTCAGACTACAGTTATACGATTGTAAGGAAATACTTCAACAAGGAACTCCTATAGAAATCTACGACACGGAATGTGAAATTAATTCCTATCTTCCGGTACAACCTTCTTTGGGTGCTATAAGCTTCACACCAAACACAAACCCACGTCATTACTTAGAACTGGCTTTAGGGAAGTTGATTCTTCCTGGACATGGTCAACACATGGGTCAACACATGTCAGAAGAGGATGGGTCAGCCTCGTCGTCGAGTGACCAGAAACAGTCCCGCACACAAATACAGAAAGGAGAGGCAGAAGACACGATGAAAGAGGCAGAAGTCAATCTTCAATCGTTAGATACCAAGATGTTGGCATCTTGGGATTCCCCATGGTTCATTACTAATCTATGTCCCATCAGTGGTGGCCTGGCTTGGACCAAGTTCAATACGTCTTTGATACTATTTGGAAAGAAGTGTAAAGTGTCAGAGGAAATAGAACACAAGGTGTACATACGATACATCAGCTTCTCACCAGCGACACAAAGATTGTGGGTATGTGACAATTCTAACAATATTCTTGAGCTCGTATCCGGATCTTTAGTCCACAGATTTGGAACCCGGACATCAATCCAATGTATATGTGCCAGTCTCAATAATCATATCATTGTTGGTATGTCCAAAAGCATCTCCAAATACACAACGGGAGGTAAAATGGCACTCACTACAATGGCTGCAACGACTGAAAAGCCATTAGTGTGTTCACCATACAGGATCGCAGAATGTCCTCTCACCAACAATGTCGCTGTGATTGATTGCAATTATAAAAAAGAAGGTGGTGATGGAAACCAACATGTAGTTGTCATGGATACTAATTTCCGCCAACTCTTTGTATTCAAAGGCGACATTCGCACTACACATAAACAAGgaaaagaaaaggaaaacaGAGCATTTGAACCGACGTGCGTAGTTTACGACAGTAAAGGGAACATCATCATTGGAGATGCATCCAGCCACAAAATCCTTCTTCTTAACGGACGTGGCAATGTGATTAGGACCATACACACAGGCAAAGACCGCGCGTGCCAGGCAGTAGGTATAGGTAGTGACAGTATCTTGTGGACAGTCTTCGGGGGATATAATGTACAGTTACTCcaatataacaacaaaacaaaatga